The Meleagris gallopavo isolate NT-WF06-2002-E0010 breed Aviagen turkey brand Nicholas breeding stock chromosome 25, Turkey_5.1, whole genome shotgun sequence genomic interval CAGTAACAGGACTCTGCATCCCTCCCACTCAGAGCGAGATTTCTGCTGCCACTATGAATGAAACCCAAAAGTACTGAGTTCAGGGAAGGGGGGGAGAGTACATGTGTATAATTTAATCCACTCAGTAGACACGGCTGCCAAAAGCTCCCCTTGAAGCAGGAAGATTGCATTTCCCCCCCACCCAGCTATAGGGTTACTGGCAGCCCCCATGGAAGGCAGCAAGCCACAGACTGCCCTGAGCCCATTAATGGAGTGTTTGGTTACACCAAGACCCCTCTAAGCCCAGCACAGATTCTGTCCCGTGCCAATAAACCCACttacaaggaggaaaaataatccAGGTGATTTATCAGCTGTACCCACTTACATTTCAATCACTGGGAGAAAGTTGGGACAAAGAACACAGCCCTGGTGCTGGTTGCATTCACTCCTGCTTGTGCCCTGAGCACCCCAGACCAGACACCCCAAAActcagcagccaggctgctggcCCCTCCACCTCCCTTTCCCAGAGCACTGAAGTGTGATGAATGGAAACCCACAGCCACCCACATGGAAAAAGCCAACCCAGGCTGTCTTTGcaacttatttatttatgaagtgTGAGGTAATGAAGAAAGTGCTAAATCCAACCACAGAGTTAACTAATGGTTCTCAGCAGGTCAGAAGAGCCATCCCTGCCAGCACCTCAGGGTGTTCCCTCCAGCCCAAATCCTGCACCGCCTGAAGTGTTGCTGGGGACTTCAGGCAGCTGTGGGCAAAGGGGTGGCGGCAGggttggggggaaaaacaagGAGAACCCGTTGTTGCAAACGGGTGGGTTGGAGAGCTGCGAGGTGGGAACCAGCCTCTGCCAGGACTCGGCTCAAGGGTCCAGCAGGAATCAGCTCCTTCCTGATCTCCCTAAAGTGCAGCAGGATGGAGCCTTCCAACAGCAGAAGCTCCCcaccccctccaaaaaaaaaaagttttttttatataaaaaagcAAACTCTTTACCAATACTTCTCAAAAAGTGGTACAAAAATACAGTATAAAAACACAGCCTCCAGTATAAGACTCGCAATTACAGCAGCAGTTTCTAGAACACAAAGTCCAAGACGAACTACTGCATGAAGTGGTAAGAAAGTGAAGTACAGCCTCACGGAGCCAAGGGAGCAGGGGATCGCCTGCAGGGCACCGCTCAGGTCAGGGTCACACGTCCCCATCGCCACCCTGCTGGAATCCATCCAAATGACCACACAGCGTGACCCACTGAAGCAGCTGATGGGGACGTCCTGCGGGATGGATGTGcggagcagctcctggcagtgCCATCGGTGGATAACAGCTGCGGGACGACCAGCAGGGCGAGATGGAGTGAGCCCCTGGGCTGAAGTCACTGAGCATCGTGGCAGCCACTACTCCTGGCAGCAAGGGAtcaacaaccaaccaaaaatcAAAAATGTGCAAATCGAGAGGGAAccgtggggctgtggggccagggTGCAGGCAGGTCCACGCTAGTGCCCCTTGAGCTGAGCAATCTGTCTGAGCAGCTGCATCTGCCGCAGCCGCAGCTGCCGCTTCTCGGCTGCCATCCTCCGCTCGGCGCTGATGAGCGACTGCAGGTACTCGGAGGATTTGCTCAGGATCACCACTTTGGGTGTCTTGGGGCAGCTGGCCAGCCCAGGCACCTGGTCCCGCAGCGCCAGGAAGCGCGAGCGCAGGTCATTGCGCCGCTTGCGCTCCAGGTAGTTGTGGTTTTTCCTCTTGGCCACATCTTCGCTGTCAGAGCCGGGGCCAGCTTTTGGCAAACCGGGGTCAGGCAGCGCATGGGAGGGGGCGGGTGGTTCTGCAGTGCTCGGCAGCTCCTCCTTGTCCTGATGCAGGGATTTGGGCTGGGCACAGGTGTCTGGTGGTGAGCGGGCGGCGtagttgtgctgctgctgatggaTGGAGATGTGGAAGCGCTTCATGCAGGGGTCCAAGGGGTCAGCACGCAGTGTGATGGTGACCGGCTTCCGCAGGCTGAGCGATTGTCTCTTCTCCACCGTCACCACATCGATCTCTTCGCCCTCTGTTCACAACAGACATGGAAAAAACAACCCCCCTTATCTGAGAGCCCCTCAGCCCATgagtctccctgcagccttggCCATTCCCCGCTGCTGTACCCCCAAAGTTTGCTCATGCTCTGCGACCTCCACAAAGGATTTACGTGATTTTAAGTGCTCTTTCAACACTGCCACACCAGGCAGATTTCCCTCCATAGTCATGTGCCCAGACCGCCCAAAACCGGGCTGGGGCTTCACTGTTGCTCTAGGAGCAACACATGTCCTGGGCAAAGCAGCAACAGGCAATGCCCGAGCCCACCTgcctggggaagggaggggaggagcGGAATCCAGACCAGGGAGAGACTTTGACTCCAAAGACTGTCCCTGCTCTGACGCTTTCATGGTCCATTGGAATTGTAAATGAGGGACATGGGGGCAAAGCTGCCCTTTGTTCCCCCGACTCATTCCACACTCGGTGACTTGTTACTTTTCACAAGTGACAAACCCCATTCAGAGCCCGGCCCGACGCCCATCCCCCCATTCAGCCCAGGCTGCGGGGAGAGAGGTGACAGTCCCTGAGGGCAGTGGGGGAGGGAGACACAGCACCGCAAGACCCAAATAATTCAAAGCCACTAAACCACTGTGTGCCCGGTGCCACTGCAGCTGATCCCACAAAGCTCAGCGGGGCGAAGGCTGGGGACGGTGAGGTGGTCACACTTCGCACGTGCTGCCATTGCTCTCGTCTTAGCAAAGCAATGCCaccttttccatcttttctttggCTCCGAAGCCAGGTCCTGAGGTGCTCAGTGCAGCATTATCGGCCCCCGGGGCACAGCCTCGGCTCGGCCCTTCGCCAGCCCCCCCGGTAGCGGAGCTCCGGGCCGGAATGTGACATTCACCACTGTCACAACGCGGCCGGTCTCAACCGTGCACGTGCGTACACAACTCCCGCCGCCGTCCATTAATAAAAGCCGGACCGCAGGGCCCGCCCCCGGGGCCTCTTATTGGTCACcttgcagagcagcaccacCTCGCTCGCTTCCCATTGGCCCGCGGCGCTGCCCATCCGCTCGGCCACTCTCATTGTTTGCaatctgttgctttttgttCGCGCCCACGTGGCGCGGCAGGACCCGACCCGGGACCCCCCGGCCCTCCCCAGCCCCGCGGATCGGGGTTAAGCCTCTTATGCCCGCGACCTGCTTACCGCGCCCGGGCTGCTAATGGCATTAAGCGCCCGGCCCGCGCCGTGACTCACCGGCCGGCAGATTTATTAATGGGGTCACGGCCCGCGTCAGCACTTCCCGGCGGCCGTGAGCCCGGGAATGGGAACTGGCGTGGGACGTGGGGGCTGCGAAGCCCCGAAAATCCGCGACCCGGGGAGGCGCTGTGCCCGGCGGGGGTCAGCGCGGGCCGGACAGGAGCTGCCCCGTGGCCCTATCCGGGGGGTGGGCGTATCACCCGCAGCGCTGCGTCCGCTGCCGTCGGTGATGTTCCGCCCGCCCCGGGCCTCCCCCGAGATACTCCGCCTTTTGTCCCGAGGATGCGGGGCAGCGCTCGAGGTTCCGAGCcggcagcagtgctgaaaagcTTGGGAAAAAGGCACGAGCGTCCCCAATCCCATCTCCACGGGGGACAGAGCCGTCCCCAGGAAGCAGCGTCGCGTCCTCTTTGTTGGCGCTGGGCCGCCCCAAAGACTCTGCTCCGCACTCGATGCCCCCGCACCGGACGCGCCCTTACCGGAATCGCTTTGGCCCTCCGACCCCGAGGACGGGGGCACTTTACTCTCGGCCAGGGGACATAGGAACACGGCGGCGGGATCTACGCAGTCGTTCACAGAGCTGCCGAACCCCAGATCAGAGCCGAAGGACGGTTTGTGCGGCGCTGCCCGCGGAGTTCCCGTGGAAAGTTTCTCCGTCATCGCCTTCTCCAGCCGTTCCCGGGCCGAGAATCCACTCCACATGCAGTCCCGCAGAATGAAGGCGCTCAGGTTGCCGAAGAGCTGCCCGGTGCCGATAAGGTACTCGGGCTCATCGGGCAGACAG includes:
- the MYCL gene encoding protein L-Myc; this translates as MERDAYQHYFYDHDAGEDFHRSTAPSEDIWKKFELVPTPPLSPLGERPGCSAAEERGCVPRCCLPDEPEYLIGTGQLFGNLSAFILRDCMWSGFSARERLEKAMTEKLSTGTPRAAPHKPSFGSDLGFGSSVNDCVDPAAVFLCPLAESKVPPSSGSEGQSDSEGEEIDVVTVEKRQSLSLRKPVTITLRADPLDPCMKRFHISIHQQQHNYAARSPPDTCAQPKSLHQDKEELPSTAEPPAPSHALPDPGLPKAGPGSDSEDVAKRKNHNYLERKRRNDLRSRFLALRDQVPGLASCPKTPKVVILSKSSEYLQSLISAERRMAAEKRQLRLRQMQLLRQIAQLKGH